A single window of Arvicanthis niloticus isolate mArvNil1 chromosome X, mArvNil1.pat.X, whole genome shotgun sequence DNA harbors:
- the Luzp4 gene encoding leucine zipper protein 4, with protein MAKKTLLSFDFSFSLFFPVISGTDEIRQIIQQEAANAEEEQNMENDILSESSSGQAVIPRHSQERGHRRGSRGRNANFFRHRYSEDHPLLHLVRQVNRNNRTRRNRNQQEGRQLQPERNQFFFRRFHGRGRSRSHDRHIRRSHGLYSRRSHSRFRRVPIHSDRSHVYSGRTDNHTNRPHHDLSGRADHDLSGRPHHDLLDRPLHDHLVRPRHDHSGRPHRDISDSPQRGLSVRPHHDHSVRQHHELSGRPHHDLSDRPLHDHLVRPRHDHSGRPHCDISDSPQRGLSVRPHHDLSDRPHHDLLDRPHHDHSVRQHHELSGRPHHDLSDRPLHDHLVRPHHDHSSRPHRDISDSPQRGLSVRPHHDHSVRQHHELSGRPHHDFSDRPLHDHSVRPRHDHSGRPHCDISDRPHHDHSVRPHHDLLDRPHHDHSVRQHHELSGRPHHDFSNRPLHDYLVRPHRDHSGRPHCDISDSPHYDISDSPQRGLSVRPHHDLLDRPHHDHSVRQHHELSGRPHHDLSDRPLHDHLVRPRHDHSGRPHSDISDSPHHDISDSPQRGLSVRPHHDLSDRPHYDFSDRPLHDHLVRPRHDHSGRPHRDISDSPHCDISDSPQCGLSVRPHHDLSDRPHHELSGRPHHDLSDRPLHDHLVRPHHDYSGRPHPDISDSPHHDISDSPHHDISDSPHHDISDSPQCGLSVRPHHDLSDRPHHDHSVRQHHELSGRPHHDLSDRPLHDHLVRPHHDYSGRPHPDISDSPHHDISDNPQCGLSVRPHHDLSDRPHHDLLDRPHHDHSVRQHHELSGRPHHNFSDRPLHDHLVRSHHDHSGRPHCDISDSLQYGLSDRPHHDLLDRPHHDHKVRQHHELSGRPHHDLSDRPLHDHLVRPHHDLSVRPHHDLSDGPHHEHSYGPHHDLSDRPHHDLSDGPHHEHSYGPHHDLSDRPHDYLSDRPHHDLSVRQYHDHSGRPHHDYSDRPYSNHSDRPHHDHSVRPHHDHSRRPHHDISDSPHCGLSVRPHCDLSDRPHHDLLDRPYHDHSVRPHHDLSDRPLHDHLVRPHPDHSGRPHCDISDSPHRDLSDRPHCDFSVRPHHDHSDRPHHDLLGRPHHDHVGRFHHGHSDRFHINRTERALSSHSRIAHGGHTERGNRAHRGRAHDNQRGLAHHNHDGRSHRDHSGRAYGHAGRTFNNRSWRARNNRSWRARNNRSWRARNNQSWRARNNQSGRAPNNQSQRARNNQSGRAPNNQSQRAHNNQSQRDHYNRSWRAGSNQSWMLHQGERYHGRRGRFGTRGASPPESEPEIDRFSTVRETTEYLWAQEQQRNEILDLNAGLEDDSSSSEESDTSSDSCWRPEVDAEFVDGTYTTIKTLTRHPKGVRLNFNVGAQTNRTNLSLHARFTILRNLRDARMNRL; from the exons GACACAGACGTGGCAGTAGGGGAAGAAATGCAAATTTTTTCAGACATAGATATTCAGAAGATCATCCTCTACTTCATCTG GTGAGACAAGTCAACAGAAACAATCGAACAAGGAGGAATAGAAACCAGCAAGAAGGGAGACAGCTTCAACCAGAAAGAAACCAATTTTTCTTCAGAAGATTTCATGGCCGTGGCCGTTCCCGATCTCATGACCGCCATATTAGAAGATCTCATGGCCTCTATTCCAGAAGATCACATAGCCGATTCAGGAGAGTTCCTATTCACTCAGATAGATCTCATGTCTACTCAGGTAGAACTGATAACCATACAAATAGACCACACCATGACCTTTCAGGAAGAGCAGACCATGACCTCTCAGGTCGACCACATCATGACCTCCTAGATAGACCACTTCATGACCACTTAGTAAGACCACGTCATGACCACTCAGGTAGACCACACCGTGACATCTCAGATAGTCCACAACGTGGCCTCTCAGTTAGACCACACCATGACCACTCAGTTAGACAACATCATGAACTCTCAGGTAGACCACATCATGACCTCTCAGATAGACCACTTCATGACCACTTAGTAAGACCACGTCATGACCACTCAGGTAGACCACACTGTGACATCTCAGATAGTCCACAACGTGGCCTCTCAGTTAGACCACACCATGACCTCTCAGATAGACCACACCATGACCTCTTAGATAGACCACACCATGACCACTCAGTTAGACAACATCATGAACTCTCAGGTAGACCACATCATGACCTCTCAGATAGACCACTTCATGACCACTTAGTAAGACCACATCATGACCACTCAAGTAGACCACACCGTGACATCTCAGATAGTCCACAACGTGGCCTCTCAGTTAGACCACACCATGACCACTCAGTTAGACAACATCATGAACTCTCAGGTAGACCACATCATGATTTCTCAGATAGACCACTTCATGACCACTCAGTAAGACCACGTCATGACCACTCAGGTAGACCACACTGTGACATCTCAGATAGACCACACCATGACCACTCAGTTAGACCACACCATGACCTCTTAGATAGACCACACCATGACCACTCAGTTAGACAACATCATGAACTCTCAGGTAGACCACATCATGACTTCTCAAATAGACCACTTCATGACTACTTAGTAAGACCACATCGTGACCACTCAGGTAGACCACACTGTGACATCTCAGATAGTCCACACTATGACATCTCAGATAGTCCACAACGTGGCCTCTCAGTTAGACCACACCATGACCTCTTAGATAGACCACACCATGACCACTCAGTTAGACAACATCATGAACTCTCAGGTAGACCACATCATGACCTCTCAGATAGACCACTTCATGACCACTTAGTAAGACCACGTCATGACCACTCAGGTAGACCACACAGTGATATCTCAGATAGTCCACATCATGACATCTCAGATAGTCCACAACGTGGCCTCTCAGTTAGACCACACCATGACCTCTCAGATAGACCACATTATGACTTCTCAGATAGACCACTTCATGACCACTTAGTAAGACCACGTCATGACCATTCAGGTAGACCACACCGTGACATCTCAGATAGTCCACACTGTGACATCTCAGATAGTCCACAATGTGGCCTCTCAGTTAGACCACACCATGACCTCTCAGATAGACCACATCATGAACTCTCAGGTAGACCACATCATGACCTCTCAGATAGACCACTTCATGACCACTTAGTAAGACCACATCATGACTACTCAGGTAGACCACACCCTGACATCTCAGATAGTCCACACCATGACATCTCAGATAGTCCACACCATGACATCTCAGATAGTCCACACCATGACATCTCAGATAGTCCACAATGTGGCCTCTCAGTTAGACCACACCATGACCTCTCAGATAGACCACATCATGACCACTCAGTTAGACAACATCATGAACTCTCAGGTAGACCACATCATGACCTCTCAGATAGACCACTTCATGACCACTTAGTAAGACCACATCATGACTACTCAGGTAGACCACACCCTGACATCTCAGATAGTCCACACCATGACATCTCAGATAATCCACAATGTGGCCTCTCAGTTAGACCACACCATGACCTCTCAGATAGACCACACCATGACCTCTTAGATAGACCACACCATGACCACTCAGTTAGACAACATCATGAACTCTCAGGTAGACCCCATCATAACTTCTCAGATAGACCACTTCATGACCACTTAGTAAGATCACATCATGACCACTCAGGTAGACCACACTGTGACATTTCAGATAGTCTACAATATGGCCTCTCAGATAGACCACACCATGACCTCTTAGATAGACCACACCATGACCACAAAGTTAGACAACATCATGAACTCTCAGGTAGACCACATCATGACCTCTCAGATAGACCACTTCATGACCACTTAGTAAGACCACATCATGACCTCTCAGTTAGACCACACCATGACCTCTCAGATGGACCACATCATGAACACTCATATGGACCACACCATGACCTCTCAGATAGGCCACACCATGACCTCTCAGATGGACCACATCATGAACACTCATATGGACCACACCATGACCTCTCAGATAGGCCACACGATTACCTCTCAGATAGACCACACCATGACCTCTCAGTTAGACAATATCATGACCACTCAGGTAGACCACACCATGACTACTCAGATAGACCATACTCTAACCACTCAGATAGACCACACCATGACCATTCAGTTAGACCACACCATGACCACTCAAGAAGACCACACCATGACATCTCAGATAGTCCACACTGTGGCCTCTCAGTTAGACCACACTGTGACCTATCAGATAGACCACACCATGACCTCTTAGATAGACCGTACCATGACCACTCAGTTAGACCACATCATGACCTCTCAGATAGACCACTTCATGACCACTTAGTAAGACCACATCCTGACCACTCAGGTAGACCACACTGTGACATCTCAGATAGTCCACACCGTGACCTATCAGATAGACCACACTGTGACTTCTCAGTTAGACCACATCATGACCACTCAGATAGACCACACCACGACCTCTTAGGTAGACCACATCATGACCATGTAGGTAGGTTTCATCACGGCCACTCAGATAGATTTCATATTAACCGTACAGAGAGAGCTCTTTCTAGCCACTCAAGGATAGCTCATGgtggccacacagagagaggtaaTCGAGCCCACAGAGGAAGAGCTCATGATAACCAGAGAGGGTTAGCTCATCACAACCATGATGGCAGATCTCATCGTGACCACTCAGGGAGAGCTTATGGCCATGCAGGGAGAACTTTTAACAACCGATCATGGAGAGCTCGTAACAACCGATCATGGAGAGCTCGTAACAACCGATCATGGAGAGCTCGTAACAACCAGTCATGGAGAGCTCGTAATAACCAGTCAGGGAGAGCTCCTAACAACCAGTCACAGAGAGCTCGTAATAACCAGTCAGGGAGAGCTCCTAACAACCAGTCACAGAGAGCTCACAATAACCAGTCACAGAGAGATCATTACAACCGCTCATGGAGAGCTGGTAGCAACCAGTCATGGATGCTTCATCAAGGAGAAAGATACCATGGTCGAAGAGGAAGATTTGGAACAAGGGGTGCATCACCACCAGAATCTGAACCTGAAATTGACAG ATTTTCTACAGTAAGAGAAACAACTGAATATTTATGGGCACAGGAACAGCAAAGAAATGAGATACTTGATCTGAATGCAGGG CTAGAAGATGACTCCAGCAGCTCTGAAGAGAGTGACACAAGTTCTGACAG TTGCTGGAGACCTGAAGTTGATGCTGAATTTGTTGATGGTACATACACCACAATTAAGACTCTGACACGCCATCCAAAAGGAGTGAGACTGAACTTCAATGTCGGAGCACAGACTAATCGG acTAATCTGTCACTTCATGCTAGATTCACCATACTAAGGAATCTAAGAGATGCCAGAATGAACAGACTGTGA